The nucleotide sequence ACTCCTGACCAGTATCAGGGATAACGAGCAGGCCAGCCAGGACGCCATCGAGGAACAGCGAAAGATGATTGCTCAGCTGAAAATACAGCTGGCGAAGTCCAAGAGCAAAGAAGCCCTTAACCTGCTGGGTGCAGCCGATTACCTGGTCAAACGCTCCGTCTGGATTCTGGGCGGCGACGGCTGGGGATACGATATCGGTTACGGCGGACTGGACCACGTACTGGCCTCCGGCAAGAACGTTAATGTGCTGCTGATGGACACCGAGGTCTACTCCAACACAGGCGGTCAGATGTCCAAGGCAACACCCACCGGTGCTATTGCCAAGTTTGCCGCCTCAGGTAAGGGAATAGGAAAAAAGGATCTGGGTATGATGGCCATGAGCTACGGCTATGTATACGTGGCGAAGATCGCCATGGGCTACAACCGGATCCAGGCTATTAAAGCTTTCCAGGAAGCGGAAGCCTATGACGGACCTTCAATCATCATTGCCTACTCTCACTGTATTGCCCACGGTATCGATATGACCACCGGTATGGACCAGCAGAAAGCAGCGGTTACTTCAGGCATGTGGCCCCTGTACCGCTACAACCCGATGCTGGCCGAGGAAGGCAAGAACCCCTTCCAGATGGACAGCAAAGAACCCTCCACCCAGGTGGAAGACTACATCTATGCCGAGAACCGCTACCGTGCCCTGAAGCGGGCCAACCCCGAACGGGCGGCAATGCTGCTTGAGCAAATCAAGAAGGGTGTGGAGAAGAAGTATCAAGAGTACAAGTATCTGGCAGACCGACCCTTCTAAAGGCGATCAACAGTCATACTGATTTATCAGCCCTCCGCAGTCGCGGGGGGCTTTTTTTATCCTTGCCCCACAAGTAAACAGACGAATCAAGACGCACTCGTCCCGCACGCGCTCTCTATCCGTGTGGGAGTCAATTTTCCTTTCTCCTTGCATCTTATTAGTTTATTACATGCCAACTTAGCAGAAATAAGGAGCTATACATGGAATATCGTAATTTAGGCAGATCGGGCCTGAAGGTATCGACCCTCTCCTACGGGTCATGGATAACCTTCGGTACCCAGGTAGACGTCGATGCTGCCGCGGAGATGATGAAAATCGCCTATGATGCCGGAGTCAACTTCTTCGACAACGCAGAGGCTTACGCAGGGGGTGAGTCCGAGATCATCATGGGCAAGGCGCTTAAGAAGCTGGGATGGAAGCGGAGCGATCTGGTCCTGTCGACGAAGATTTTCTGGGGCGGAAAGGGGCCCAACGATACGGGACTGAGCCGCAAGCATATTCTGGAAGGAACAAAAGCGTCCCTTGAACGGCTGCAGCTGGACTATGCAGATCTTGTATTCTGTCACCGTCCCGACTATGAAACGCCAATAGAGGAAACCGTGCGGGCCATGTCCTGCCTTGTGGACAAGGGCTACGCTCATTACTGGGGAACCAGCGAATGGAGTGCCCGCGAGATAACCAAAGCCTATGAGACAGCTGAACGTCTGCACCTGGTTCCGCCTACCATGGAGCAGCCCGAGTACAATCTTCTCGACCGCACCCGGTTCGAGGTCGAATACAAGCCTCTTTTCAAGGAGTATGGCCTCGGCACCACAACCTGGAGCCCTCTTGCATCCGGGGTGCTTACCGGTAAATACGGCCGTGGCATAGAAGAGGGGCGGCTGACCCTTCCGGGCTATGAATGGCTTAAAAAGCGTTACGAGACCGAGGAAGGCAAACGGCGGATCGAAGCTGTTGAACGCCTGCGCCCCATTGCCGAAGAACTGGGGTTGAGTCTGGCCCAGCTGTCCCTGGCCTGGGTTACGAAGAATCCCCATGTAAGCACGGTTATTACCGGTGCATCGAAGCCGGCCCAGGTTGAGCAGAATATGAAGGCCCTGGATGCGGCTGAGCTGCTGACTCCTGAAATAATGGCCAGGATAGATGATGCAGTTGGAACGAAGCCTGAGCAGCCGCGCAACTGGCGTTAAAGAATTCCGCCGCCGTAAGGATTCTCAGTCCGCCACTGTTGTCGGGAGGGCCGTACATACGGTGCGGCTCTCCCGGAATGCAGTGTCTTACTTAAGCGACGGGGGTTTTCATTTCTTCGATATAGGCCTTTGTAAGGGCGATAACGGTTCCGGAAAGTCCCAGAAGTCCTATAATGTTCGACAGAGCCATAAGACCATTGGCGATATCCGAGAAAGTCCATACAATTTCCAGCTTCAATATCGCGCCCACAGGAATCATCAATGCATAGAGCCAGCGGTAGGCCCGGACGAGCTGTTTTTCTCCTGAAAGATACATTACGCAGCGGTCGCCATAGTAGGACCAGCTGACAGTTGTGGAGAAGGCAAAAAACACTATGGCTATGGCTATCAGGTAGCGGCCGATACCCGGTAATGCCAGATTGAAAGCTTCACTGGTAAGCTCAGCACCGGTAAGTCCCGAGTTCCATGCGCCGGAGGTAACAATCGCAAGACCAGTCATGGTACAGATTATAATGGTATCGATAAAAGGACCGATCATGGCGACGAGACCTTCCCGTACAGGTTCGTCAGTTTTGGCGGCGGCGTGGGCCATCGGGGCACTGCCGAGTCCTGCTTCATTCGAGAAAACACCACGGGCGACTCCGTAGCGCATAGTCAGAAGAACGACAGCACCGGCAAATCCACCGGATGCCGATGTCGGCGTGAAGGCGTGTGTAAAAATCTGGGCAAAGGCAGCCGGAATCGCATTGAAATTAACAGCCAGAACAAATAATGCTGCCAGGACGTAGGCAACTGACATGAATGGTACAATTCTGGAGGCGACTTTTCCTATGCGCTTGATACCGCCGACGATGACCAGCCAGACAAGCACGCCCATGACCACACCGGTAAGCCACTTGGGAAGGCCGAAGGTCGCTGCAACCGGTTCAGCCACGGAGTTTGCCTGTACCATATTGCCTATTCCAAAAGAAGCGACCACCGCAAACACGGCAAACAGAATACCCAGCCACTTCTGACCAAGCCCTTTTTCCAAGTAGAGCATGGGTCCCCCGGTTACTTCACCGTTTTCGTCTATCTCCCGATACTTAAGACCAAGCAGACAGCTGGAATATTTGGTGGCCATTCCGAAAAAAGCGGTAACCCACATCCAGAACAGTGCACCGGGACCGCCGATGGCAATCGCAGTTGCGACCCCGGCGATATTGCCGGTTCCAATGGTTGCAGAAAGAGCAGCAGAGAGGGCCTGAAAATGGCTGATTTCACCATCCTTTGATTCTGATTCGTGATCATAATCGCCCTTTATTACCTTAACCGCATGTCCGAAGGAGCTGACCTGAATTAATTTAAGCCTGATTGTAAGATAAATACCGGTACCGACCAGGAGAGCGATCATTATCGGTCCCCAGACAATACCATCAATAGCCTCGAGTACTGCTTTAAATGCTTCCACACTACCTTCCTGTATTAAATTGAATTATTAAAGTCTGTATTTTATGATCAGATTTCACAATAATGCAAGTAGTAATTTTCTTACCCTGACAGGCATGTGAACGGGCTGCTTCACCGGATCTCTTTAACCCGTCCTACCTGCCCGTCGGTAAGGCGGACTTTTATACCGTGGGGATGAAAAGCCGAGCGGGTCAGCAGATCGGCAACCACACCTTCGGTTAATTTGCCGCTCCACTGATCCTTCTTGAGTACTATGGCAACCTGCATACCGCTTCTGATATCATCTCTGTTTTGTCCATTCATGGGAACCATTCTACCCGGTCCTGAGAATCTGGACCAGTCCAGGCAAGTTTTTCTTTACCCCTGCCCCGACTGATGGAATAATACTACCATGAAGAATTTTCCTCCCCGGCTGGCAGTCTTTTTTCTGGTATCTCTTGTTACGGTTCAAATCAGTTTTCTGCTCATCGATGCTGCCGTTCCGGCGGGGTTGAAATCTTCCGCGCCCAGGAGCGGAGGAGAATATGCCATTCCGGTCCCGATCGAGGGT is from Marispirochaeta sp. and encodes:
- a CDS encoding sodium:alanine symporter family protein, with the translated sequence MEAFKAVLEAIDGIVWGPIMIALLVGTGIYLTIRLKLIQVSSFGHAVKVIKGDYDHESESKDGEISHFQALSAALSATIGTGNIAGVATAIAIGGPGALFWMWVTAFFGMATKYSSCLLGLKYREIDENGEVTGGPMLYLEKGLGQKWLGILFAVFAVVASFGIGNMVQANSVAEPVAATFGLPKWLTGVVMGVLVWLVIVGGIKRIGKVASRIVPFMSVAYVLAALFVLAVNFNAIPAAFAQIFTHAFTPTSASGGFAGAVVLLTMRYGVARGVFSNEAGLGSAPMAHAAAKTDEPVREGLVAMIGPFIDTIIICTMTGLAIVTSGAWNSGLTGAELTSEAFNLALPGIGRYLIAIAIVFFAFSTTVSWSYYGDRCVMYLSGEKQLVRAYRWLYALMIPVGAILKLEIVWTFSDIANGLMALSNIIGLLGLSGTVIALTKAYIEEMKTPVA
- a CDS encoding YwbE family protein; this translates as MNGQNRDDIRSGMQVAIVLKKDQWSGKLTEGVVADLLTRSAFHPHGIKVRLTDGQVGRVKEIR
- a CDS encoding aldo/keto reductase, translating into MEYRNLGRSGLKVSTLSYGSWITFGTQVDVDAAAEMMKIAYDAGVNFFDNAEAYAGGESEIIMGKALKKLGWKRSDLVLSTKIFWGGKGPNDTGLSRKHILEGTKASLERLQLDYADLVFCHRPDYETPIEETVRAMSCLVDKGYAHYWGTSEWSAREITKAYETAERLHLVPPTMEQPEYNLLDRTRFEVEYKPLFKEYGLGTTTWSPLASGVLTGKYGRGIEEGRLTLPGYEWLKKRYETEEGKRRIEAVERLRPIAEELGLSLAQLSLAWVTKNPHVSTVITGASKPAQVEQNMKALDAAELLTPEIMARIDDAVGTKPEQPRNWR